One region of Elusimicrobiota bacterium genomic DNA includes:
- a CDS encoding four helix bundle protein, translated as MSEEKWKKLEVWQLSNKFALDVYHATKEFPKEELFGLTSQLRRAALSVPTNIVEGHSRSGDKELARFLDIALGSLGEAKYLLFFSRQIGFLSESSFSALDALIQELGSKLYAFFKVVKG; from the coding sequence ATGTCTGAAGAGAAGTGGAAGAAGCTTGAAGTGTGGCAGTTATCCAATAAGTTTGCTTTGGATGTATATCATGCCACAAAAGAATTCCCTAAAGAGGAATTATTTGGGCTTACTTCACAGCTTAGGCGCGCAGCTCTCTCTGTCCCCACAAATATCGTGGAAGGGCATTCAAGAAGCGGTGATAAAGAATTGGCAAGATTCCTCGATATAGCCTTAGGTTCTCTCGGCGAAGCCAAATATCTGCTTTTCTTTTCAAGGCAAATTGGATTTCTTTCGGAAAGTTCTTTTTCGGCTCTTGACGCATTAATTCAAGAACTCGGATCAAAACTCTATGCCTTTTTTAAAGTAGTAAAAGGTTAA
- a CDS encoding penicillin-binding protein 2, translating into MTAKTLKTRIKFCAYIAVLPALPVSARLFYLQTISHENLTAAASREFNRTVSETGPRGRIFDSSGSLLAQSIVTWDCFLFKNELENPARALEELSAALDIKPSQLRDKYRREKNFVVVKRGLDRTACEKIKALELKGVTLEMTQTRYYPSGELARNVLGIVGANTGLTGVELLYDKVLSGLVSRRGVIKDASGRVIYENKEGGEEHPRDIYLTLDKNIQFFTQEAVKKEVLKNRADLGMGLVQDPNTGKILAMATYPENPVKLPPVEWVYEPGSTFKSITLSAALEKNVVSERDTFFCEKGAWQFNKQVIIHDHEPEGTLTLSGVIERSSNIGAAKIGLKLGIENYYLYAKAFGFGTKPGLGFYGESAGILRAQAKYRQIDLAVGSYGHGLAATPLQVISAYSALANGGRLLEARLVDKITDFDGKEISREEPSTVRRAVSEETARRVKAILLAVVDKGTGVNAAVAGYRVAGKTGTSKKIDPKTGKYLTGSNVASFCGFFPADKPMYTILVVMDNPKTSQYGGESAAPAFQEISKKIITMKGIKPDVPEQFKNTLKTSVGPISD; encoded by the coding sequence ATGACCGCCAAAACATTAAAAACAAGAATCAAGTTCTGCGCGTATATAGCCGTGCTGCCGGCTTTGCCCGTTTCAGCGCGGTTATTCTACCTGCAGACCATAAGTCATGAAAACCTGACAGCCGCCGCTTCCCGCGAATTTAACCGCACCGTCTCGGAAACGGGGCCCAGGGGCAGGATTTTCGACTCCTCAGGCTCCCTTCTCGCGCAGTCCATAGTAACCTGGGACTGCTTCCTGTTCAAGAACGAGCTGGAAAACCCCGCCCGCGCGCTTGAAGAGCTTTCGGCGGCGCTTGATATTAAACCCTCCCAGCTGCGCGACAAGTACCGCAGGGAGAAAAACTTCGTGGTTGTAAAAAGGGGGCTGGACAGAACGGCTTGCGAAAAAATAAAAGCCCTGGAACTTAAAGGTGTTACCCTTGAGATGACCCAGACCCGGTACTATCCTTCCGGCGAGCTGGCCAGGAATGTGCTGGGCATCGTGGGCGCCAACACCGGCCTTACCGGCGTTGAACTGCTTTATGACAAGGTCCTGAGCGGCCTGGTCAGCCGGCGCGGCGTGATAAAAGACGCCTCGGGCCGCGTAATTTACGAAAACAAGGAAGGGGGGGAAGAACACCCGCGGGATATTTACCTGACACTGGACAAAAACATCCAGTTCTTCACCCAGGAAGCGGTAAAAAAAGAGGTACTGAAGAACCGGGCCGATCTGGGCATGGGCCTGGTGCAGGACCCTAACACCGGCAAGATACTTGCCATGGCCACCTACCCGGAAAACCCGGTAAAACTGCCCCCGGTGGAATGGGTTTATGAACCCGGCTCCACTTTTAAAAGCATAACTCTCTCCGCCGCGCTTGAAAAGAACGTGGTTTCGGAGCGCGACACTTTTTTCTGCGAAAAAGGCGCCTGGCAATTCAATAAGCAGGTTATTATTCACGATCACGAACCCGAAGGCACCCTCACGCTTTCGGGCGTGATAGAGCGCTCTTCAAATATCGGCGCCGCGAAAATAGGCCTTAAACTGGGGATCGAGAATTATTACCTTTACGCCAAGGCCTTCGGCTTCGGCACCAAGCCGGGCCTTGGCTTTTACGGGGAATCGGCGGGCATATTGCGGGCGCAGGCGAAATACCGCCAGATCGACCTGGCTGTGGGCTCTTACGGGCATGGCCTCGCCGCCACGCCGCTGCAGGTTATAAGCGCCTATTCGGCGCTTGCGAACGGGGGCCGCCTGCTTGAGGCCCGCCTGGTGGACAAGATAACCGATTTTGACGGAAAGGAAATTTCGCGGGAAGAACCGTCCACCGTAAGGCGCGCGGTTTCCGAGGAGACGGCGCGCAGGGTAAAAGCCATATTGCTCGCCGTGGTGGATAAAGGCACGGGCGTGAACGCCGCCGTTGCCGGCTACCGCGTGGCCGGAAAGACCGGCACCTCAAAAAAAATAGACCCGAAAACCGGCAAATACCTTACCGGCAGCAATGTGGCCTCGTTCTGCGGCTTCTTCCCGGCGGATAAGCCGATGTACACCATACTCGTGGTCATGGATAACCCCAAAACCTCGCAATACGGCGGTGAAAGCGCCGCTCCGGCTTTCCAGGAGATCTCGAAAAAGATAATTACCATGAAAGGCATAAAACCGGACGTGCCTGAACAGTTCAAAAACACACTGAAAACTTCAGTAGGCCCGATTTCGGATTGA
- the rsmH gene encoding 16S rRNA (cytosine(1402)-N(4))-methyltransferase RsmH has translation MTENYTHQPVMPEEVAQLLVTEKEGVYVDATLGMAGHTLKLLSVLGPNARVIGVDWDPEMAAIAAKNVASFGDRVKILQGNFANIDEMMKRENITNISGVLFDLGISSLHFDKASRGFSLRNDGPLDMRINPANPLTAYAILRYWPYEQIEHIIRVCGERQAGKIARAIIAKRETKPLDTTGELRDLIERLMPYRGEKIHPATKTFLALRVAVNYEFDNLTRGIQKIIPFLSKGGRIGIITFHSLEDRIVKETFKFMAKQGDWKPVTRKPVTPSLEEEAGNKRARSAKLRVIEKK, from the coding sequence ATGACGGAGAATTACACGCACCAGCCCGTCATGCCGGAAGAAGTCGCCCAGCTGCTTGTCACCGAGAAGGAAGGGGTCTATGTCGACGCAACGCTGGGCATGGCGGGCCATACCCTTAAGCTCCTGTCCGTATTGGGGCCGAACGCGCGCGTTATCGGAGTGGACTGGGACCCCGAGATGGCGGCCATAGCGGCCAAAAATGTCGCGAGCTTCGGCGACAGGGTTAAAATTTTACAGGGCAATTTCGCCAACATCGATGAAATGATGAAGCGAGAAAATATCACTAATATTTCCGGCGTCCTTTTCGACCTGGGCATCTCTTCGCTGCACTTCGACAAAGCCTCGCGCGGTTTCAGTTTACGCAACGACGGCCCGCTGGACATGCGCATAAATCCGGCAAATCCCCTTACCGCCTACGCCATATTAAGATATTGGCCCTACGAGCAGATAGAGCACATTATCCGCGTTTGCGGCGAGCGCCAGGCTGGCAAAATAGCCCGGGCCATCATAGCGAAAAGGGAAACCAAACCGCTTGACACCACGGGCGAGCTCAGGGACCTTATAGAGCGCCTGATGCCCTACCGCGGAGAGAAAATACATCCCGCCACCAAAACTTTTCTGGCGCTCCGGGTGGCGGTCAACTACGAATTTGACAACCTGACGCGCGGCATACAGAAAATAATACCTTTCCTGTCAAAAGGCGGCAGGATCGGGATTATAACTTTCCATTCGCTTGAGGACCGCATAGTGAAAGAGACCTTCAAGTTCATGGCAAAACAAGGCGACTGGAAACCCGTGACAAGAAAACCCGTTACGCCGTCTCTGGAAGAAGAGGCGGGCAACAAACGGGCCAGAAGCGCAAAGCTGAGAGTGATAGAGAAGAAATAA
- the mraZ gene encoding division/cell wall cluster transcriptional repressor MraZ → MGALYGEYSYIMDGKSRIFIPARFRQELQKEDKTHFMITIGFDRSLSLFLPSKWEELISDNMQIFKYENKEEERAFKRYFFGNAADAVLDEQGRILLPQNLKVFANLKKDVLIRGVGNKAEIWDAQAWSEYKKEKVDPSLDKFSKLFDL, encoded by the coding sequence ATGGGCGCATTATACGGTGAATACTCATACATAATGGACGGCAAGAGCCGCATATTCATTCCCGCCCGCTTCCGCCAGGAATTGCAGAAAGAAGATAAAACACATTTCATGATCACAATAGGCTTTGATCGCTCGCTCTCGCTGTTCCTTCCGTCAAAGTGGGAAGAACTCATTTCGGACAATATGCAGATCTTCAAGTACGAGAATAAAGAAGAGGAAAGGGCTTTTAAAAGATATTTCTTCGGCAACGCCGCGGACGCTGTTTTGGACGAACAGGGCAGGATACTGCTGCCCCAGAATCTGAAAGTTTTCGCGAACTTAAAAAAGGACGTCCTCATACGGGGCGTCGGCAACAAGGCGGAAATATGGGATGCGCAAGCCTGGTCAGAATACAAAAAAGAAAAGGTAGACCCCTCGCTCGACAAATTCAGCAAGCTGTTCGACCTATGA